A single genomic interval of Alteromonas sp. BL110 harbors:
- a CDS encoding patatin-like phospholipase family protein produces the protein MAPLDIYAGKKARETIMKNGFTPELFRYFLGASGGPKWFSLAGLDRVLFPEWFANVEHQIHVIGSSAGAFRAICAVQNDPLAAINRLASSYSTTTYSSNKPTPREITAKAEDLLTEMVNEAGKQEVLSNSRFKAHLIVAKCLGATRFESKFRQLSGLAMSAAANTVNRKNLSRLYTRYVFSTPNTDFSINDPYQLPTKYHDLTQGNIHTALLASGSIPIVIEGVPEIEGAPVGMYRDGGIIDYHFDLSFGPDDGLVLYPHFYDKPIPGWFDKGLKGRVPHSSSYDNVVMLVPSASFVANLPYSKIPDRKDFEVLDADTRIKYWQTVLKETDRLGEYFMRAVKDGTLVDAIKPLPFNMI, from the coding sequence GTGGCACCCCTAGACATATACGCAGGTAAAAAAGCACGTGAAACCATAATGAAGAACGGGTTCACACCAGAGTTGTTCAGGTATTTTTTAGGGGCATCTGGCGGCCCTAAGTGGTTTTCACTTGCGGGCTTAGACCGCGTGCTATTTCCCGAATGGTTTGCCAACGTTGAGCATCAAATACATGTTATAGGTTCATCTGCAGGAGCGTTTCGTGCAATTTGCGCTGTTCAAAATGACCCATTAGCTGCCATAAACCGCTTAGCTTCATCATATTCAACCACTACTTATAGCAGTAACAAGCCAACGCCTCGAGAGATTACAGCTAAAGCCGAAGACTTGTTGACCGAAATGGTAAACGAGGCAGGCAAGCAAGAAGTGCTGTCCAACTCCCGTTTCAAGGCCCATCTTATTGTTGCGAAGTGTTTAGGGGCGACCCGTTTTGAAAGTAAATTCAGGCAGCTTTCGGGCTTAGCCATGAGCGCAGCGGCTAACACTGTAAATCGCAAAAATTTGTCGCGCTTATACACCCGCTATGTTTTTTCTACCCCGAATACGGACTTTTCCATTAACGACCCATATCAGCTTCCTACGAAATACCATGATCTAACACAGGGAAATATACACACAGCACTACTTGCATCGGGTTCTATTCCTATTGTGATTGAAGGCGTTCCGGAAATTGAAGGTGCACCTGTAGGTATGTATCGCGACGGCGGTATTATCGACTACCACTTTGACCTGTCGTTTGGACCTGATGACGGCTTAGTGCTGTATCCACATTTTTATGATAAGCCGATACCTGGCTGGTTCGATAAAGGTTTAAAGGGCAGGGTACCCCATAGTTCAAGCTACGATAATGTGGTGATGTTAGTACCTTCAGCATCCTTCGTAGCGAACTTGCCTTACAGCAAAATTCCAGACAGAAAAGATTTTGAAGTGCTCGATGCAGACACGCGCATTAAATACTGGCAAACGGTATTGAAGGAAACCGACAGGCTGGGTGAATACTTTATGCGTGCTGTAAAGGACGGAACCTTAGTGGACGCTATCAAGCCACTTCCATTTAACATGATATAA
- the dapE gene encoding succinyl-diaminopimelate desuccinylase, with the protein MLNDSVIEIAKQLINRRSVTPEDAGCQEAMSEFLGTLGFNNETMVFEDTTNLWSRRGKEGPVFCFAGHTDVVPSGPESAWKTPPFIATEVDGYLHGRGAADMKGSLAAMLVATREFVNKYPNHKGSIAYLITSDEEGPFINGTTRVIDTLEARNEKIDWCIVGEPSSTDEVGDIVKNGRRGSLTGDLVVKGVQGHVAYPHLANNPVHSAMAALDELAKSHWDNGNDFFPPTSFQISNIHAGTGAGNVIPGELHVCFNFRFSTEVTDQLLIERVTAILDAHDFEYEINWTFNGQPFLTDTGALLEATQGAIEAVKGTPTILSTAGGTSDGRFIAPTGAQVIELGPVNATIHKIDECVKMADLEQLADMYFGILERLLAK; encoded by the coding sequence TTGTTAAACGACTCTGTTATTGAAATTGCAAAGCAATTAATAAACCGCCGCTCTGTCACGCCAGAAGATGCAGGCTGCCAAGAGGCCATGAGTGAGTTTTTAGGCACGCTAGGGTTTAATAATGAAACTATGGTGTTTGAAGACACCACTAACCTGTGGTCTCGCAGAGGTAAAGAAGGCCCCGTATTTTGTTTTGCTGGTCATACCGATGTGGTACCGAGCGGCCCAGAATCGGCGTGGAAAACACCACCCTTTATCGCGACAGAAGTTGATGGCTATTTGCACGGCCGCGGCGCTGCCGACATGAAAGGCAGCCTTGCTGCTATGCTAGTCGCCACCCGCGAATTTGTTAACAAGTACCCAAACCATAAGGGAAGTATTGCCTACCTTATCACGAGCGATGAAGAAGGCCCATTTATTAACGGTACCACTCGCGTAATCGACACCCTAGAAGCCCGAAATGAAAAGATTGACTGGTGTATTGTTGGTGAACCCTCTTCAACAGATGAAGTCGGTGATATTGTCAAAAATGGTCGTAGGGGCTCATTAACTGGTGATTTAGTTGTAAAGGGCGTGCAAGGTCATGTTGCCTATCCTCATTTAGCGAACAACCCTGTGCACAGCGCTATGGCAGCACTTGATGAATTAGCAAAATCACACTGGGATAACGGTAACGACTTCTTCCCACCCACCAGCTTCCAGATTTCAAACATTCACGCAGGTACGGGCGCAGGTAATGTGATACCGGGCGAACTCCACGTTTGCTTCAACTTCCGTTTTTCAACAGAAGTGACCGACCAACTTCTTATTGAACGTGTCACCGCTATTTTAGATGCCCACGATTTCGAGTACGAAATAAACTGGACCTTTAACGGTCAGCCATTTTTGACCGATACCGGTGCGCTATTAGAGGCGACGCAAGGTGCGATTGAAGCAGTTAAAGGCACACCTACAATACTCTCTACTGCCGGTGGCACATCTGACGGTCGCTTCATTGCGCCTACGGGTGCACAAGTTATAGAGTTAGGCCCTGTTAACGCCACTATTCATAAAATTGACGAATGCGTAAAAATGGCTGATTTAGAACAGCTTGCCGATATGTACTTCGGTATTTTAGAACGCTTACTGGCTAAATAG
- a CDS encoding M15 family metallopeptidase, with amino-acid sequence MNQIPQHAWLGQHNDYLVDAGNGHRLHQDVISPFLAMQDAAHNDGVDLQLVSSFRDFDRQTAIFNRKWTGKAQLLDNNGTELSFETLSDHEKLHAILTWSALPGGSRHHWGTDIDVYDRAAVHNWGGDFSLVESEYLSGGPCHNLSCWLADNMEQFGFYRPFSVNRGGVAIEPWHLSFKSTASNFENARNLDGFTQAIEQSDIEGKACILPQLPNLYNRYVLNKGR; translated from the coding sequence ATGAATCAGATACCGCAACACGCATGGCTAGGCCAGCACAACGACTACCTTGTTGATGCTGGCAATGGCCATAGGCTTCATCAGGATGTCATTTCCCCCTTTCTTGCTATGCAAGATGCGGCGCATAACGACGGTGTAGACTTACAGTTAGTCAGTAGTTTTCGCGATTTTGACAGACAAACCGCCATTTTTAACCGCAAGTGGACGGGGAAAGCGCAACTTCTTGATAACAACGGTACAGAACTCTCTTTCGAAACGCTAAGTGACCATGAAAAACTTCATGCTATTTTGACCTGGTCTGCGCTACCTGGCGGCAGTCGTCATCATTGGGGTACCGATATTGACGTTTATGACAGAGCAGCTGTGCATAATTGGGGCGGCGACTTTAGTCTTGTAGAAAGCGAATACCTTAGCGGCGGCCCTTGCCATAATCTTTCCTGTTGGCTAGCTGATAATATGGAACAGTTCGGTTTCTACCGACCTTTCTCAGTCAACCGTGGAGGTGTGGCCATTGAACCTTGGCATTTGAGCTTTAAAAGCACAGCAAGTAACTTTGAAAATGCCAGAAACCTAGACGGCTTTACACAAGCCATTGAACAAAGCGATATAGAAGGTAAAGCATGTATTTTGCCGCAGCTGCCTAACTTGTATAATCGCTACGTTTTGAACAAAGGGCGCTAG
- a CDS encoding ArsC family reductase gives MSTILYGIPNCDTIKKAKKWLADNDIAFTFHDYRKDGIDNDFLVRAESELGWEAMLNKRGTTYRQLEEQEKASLDKDKALALLELHPAMVKRPILYHDNAFHIGFKPAQYEEIFC, from the coding sequence ATGAGCACAATCCTTTATGGGATCCCAAACTGTGACACCATCAAAAAAGCAAAAAAATGGTTAGCAGATAACGATATCGCGTTCACCTTTCACGACTACCGCAAAGACGGTATCGACAACGACTTTCTTGTACGCGCTGAATCTGAGCTTGGCTGGGAAGCGATGCTGAACAAACGTGGGACAACCTATCGTCAGCTAGAAGAGCAAGAGAAAGCGAGCTTAGATAAAGATAAAGCATTAGCCTTGCTAGAGCTTCACCCTGCTATGGTTAAACGCCCTATTCTTTATCACGACAATGCTTTTCACATTGGGTTTAAGCCTGCACAGTATGAGGAAATATTTTGTTAA
- the hmgA gene encoding homogentisate 1,2-dioxygenase has translation MDNLSYLTGFNNEHETESLPGALPKGQFSPQKVNYKLYAEQFSSTAFTAPRSENRRSWTYRLRPSIAMGDFEKIDNGLVRTAPETDVHCPPNVLRWSPVPLPEQDIDFVDSLITIATNGDAKAQVGMGIHCYSANANMHNRVFYSSDGEMLIVPQLGDMLITTEFGKLTLSVGEIAVIPRGVRFAVNPTNGPIRGYICENYGHPFVLPERGPVGANGYANQRDFCYPTAWFEDNDTPHTMVNKFCGNLFEAKLDHSPFDVVAWVGNSAPYKYDLSRFNVMNTVSFDHPDPSIFTVLTSPSELEGTANVDFVIFPPRWMVAENTFRPPYYHRNIMSEFMGLIEGTYDAKEHGFVPGGMSLHNCMTPHGPEAEVFEKASNADLTPQRYENTLAFMFESRYAIAPTEFALNNDIRQQDYLACWKGLKKYYDGQK, from the coding sequence ATGGACAACTTGTCTTATTTGACGGGCTTTAACAACGAGCATGAAACTGAGTCGCTGCCAGGCGCACTTCCTAAAGGTCAGTTCAGTCCACAGAAAGTGAACTATAAGCTTTATGCTGAACAGTTTAGCAGCACCGCATTTACCGCTCCAAGGTCTGAGAACCGACGTAGCTGGACGTATCGCTTACGCCCATCTATCGCCATGGGTGACTTTGAAAAAATTGATAATGGTCTGGTAAGAACTGCGCCAGAGACTGATGTGCATTGCCCACCTAATGTATTGAGGTGGAGCCCGGTGCCTCTCCCTGAACAAGACATAGACTTTGTAGATTCACTTATCACCATTGCCACTAATGGAGACGCTAAAGCACAGGTTGGTATGGGCATACATTGCTATAGTGCCAATGCAAATATGCACAACCGTGTTTTCTATTCTTCTGATGGTGAAATGCTTATTGTACCTCAGCTTGGCGACATGCTAATAACCACGGAATTCGGAAAGCTCACTTTGTCTGTGGGTGAAATTGCGGTTATTCCTCGTGGCGTTCGGTTTGCGGTTAACCCTACCAATGGGCCAATTCGTGGATACATATGCGAAAACTACGGTCACCCTTTTGTCTTACCTGAACGCGGCCCAGTTGGCGCAAATGGCTATGCTAACCAGAGAGATTTTTGTTACCCCACGGCCTGGTTTGAAGATAATGATACACCTCATACTATGGTCAACAAATTCTGCGGTAATCTGTTTGAAGCCAAACTTGATCATTCCCCTTTTGATGTGGTGGCTTGGGTAGGTAATTCTGCACCTTATAAATACGATCTTTCTCGTTTCAACGTAATGAATACCGTGAGCTTTGACCATCCGGACCCGTCTATTTTTACGGTTCTTACCTCACCATCTGAGCTAGAAGGCACAGCGAACGTAGACTTTGTTATTTTTCCGCCAAGATGGATGGTAGCGGAAAACACCTTTCGTCCACCGTATTACCACAGAAATATTATGAGTGAATTTATGGGGCTTATTGAAGGTACGTACGATGCAAAAGAACACGGCTTCGTACCTGGAGGTATGAGCCTTCACAATTGCATGACGCCTCACGGCCCTGAAGCTGAAGTTTTTGAAAAAGCGTCTAACGCTGACTTAACCCCCCAACGCTACGAAAACACATTGGCGTTTATGTTTGAGTCTCGCTATGCCATTGCACCAACTGAATTTGCTTTAAATAATGACATTCGCCAGCAAGACTATTTGGCGTGCTGGAAAGGTCTTAAGAAATACTATGATGGTCAGAAGTAA
- a CDS encoding PTS sugar transporter subunit IIA, with protein MNAKQLQYAPDSFAKQFATLSPFSGKVVSLSDIDDPFYKNGLMGPGAAISSNSNTVISPFAGKVINISPLDYAIDIQSSAGLKCKIKYGGDTTHLLGAQFVSSLKRGEQIKPKQVLFTVNAAWLKQRGVSNTCALTILNAQALIGVLRTHQKFVEAGEDTLLTLYL; from the coding sequence GTGAACGCTAAGCAATTACAGTACGCGCCAGACAGTTTTGCCAAGCAATTTGCTACCTTAAGTCCGTTTTCAGGGAAGGTAGTATCGCTTTCGGATATTGATGACCCTTTTTACAAAAATGGGCTTATGGGGCCAGGCGCAGCAATAAGTTCTAATTCAAATACCGTAATTTCGCCCTTTGCTGGCAAAGTAATTAATATTTCGCCGTTAGATTACGCCATCGATATTCAGTCTAGCGCTGGTCTTAAATGCAAAATTAAATACGGCGGTGATACAACACATCTGCTAGGCGCACAATTCGTCAGCTCATTAAAACGTGGCGAGCAAATTAAACCCAAACAGGTGCTTTTTACCGTAAATGCAGCCTGGCTGAAACAGCGTGGTGTAAGCAACACCTGTGCGTTAACTATACTTAATGCTCAGGCGCTCATCGGTGTACTGCGTACCCACCAAAAATTCGTAGAAGCCGGTGAAGATACACTACTAACACTCTATTTATAA
- a CDS encoding EAL domain-containing protein, whose amino-acid sequence MKLSSQTNLGIVALLFLAFTALSVVELRELQSNASEAVMLQAEKSALVYKQAVVQQVPLSPQAERLALETLLESAAAQPLVSAALVIDPDGKEILSAKAVSENTAPSWYSHLDPSPAFVKRVALYNSENNLVLTTSKSTLANGFFTVLVKNIAAFLVLAVLLSLFVVLVNRRIKRPVDDTVKKLNEIGSHNFTSPEITASSEDFKPLTEAANSLAGTLSTKFDELKRQSELFKKEASKDSLTMLANRSAFERHMRALLNDNASAQEKELIIVRLAHLGSINTKMGMVPGDNYIKAVANILVEETKNNHNIRFVFRLSGGDFALISEAMESAARELMLTNLAKQCASASPLRDGTKATFMGITRFVGTMTMPQIMESVDSALITAMKTQNGWQLASEISKVHSNTQWRERLNYIVSQQYADIMIQPVMNTDQNVPAYYEASGRFKDKDTNDVIPMAQLIPASERLDLIPQVDKLVTTIVLKKLEVTSQHVAVNLSIASIANAEFRDWLVKEVAKRKTLSHRLNFEVEDAALIQYREVTESLCRQLINIGCGITIERFGDNFASLSGLRAIQPQFVKLSGRLTQGIHTNKDNQLFISSLVSIAKGLNVKVIAEMVENEAESVALNKLGVDHQQGYYFAKPALWNVY is encoded by the coding sequence TCTAGCCAAACTAATTTGGGTATTGTAGCCCTTTTGTTTTTAGCATTTACTGCATTGTCTGTCGTCGAATTACGTGAGTTACAATCAAACGCGTCCGAGGCGGTAATGCTGCAGGCTGAAAAAAGCGCGTTAGTTTATAAGCAGGCTGTTGTTCAACAGGTTCCTCTTTCCCCTCAAGCTGAGCGTCTAGCACTAGAAACATTACTGGAAAGTGCCGCGGCACAGCCCTTAGTCTCTGCGGCATTGGTTATTGACCCAGACGGTAAAGAAATTTTGAGCGCAAAAGCCGTAAGTGAAAACACTGCGCCGTCGTGGTACTCACACCTCGACCCTAGCCCTGCATTCGTAAAGCGCGTCGCTTTATACAATAGCGAGAATAACCTCGTACTTACAACAAGTAAAAGTACGCTTGCTAATGGTTTTTTTACTGTACTCGTCAAAAATATTGCTGCGTTTCTCGTCCTTGCAGTGCTTCTTTCACTTTTCGTTGTACTCGTCAACCGACGCATAAAGCGACCCGTTGATGACACTGTTAAAAAACTTAACGAGATTGGCAGTCATAATTTTACGTCGCCTGAAATAACGGCGTCGAGTGAAGATTTTAAGCCATTAACCGAAGCTGCTAACTCACTTGCAGGCACATTATCTACTAAATTCGATGAGCTAAAGCGTCAGTCTGAATTATTTAAAAAAGAAGCCAGTAAAGATTCACTTACCATGCTTGCGAATAGAAGTGCTTTTGAGCGTCATATGCGCGCTCTATTAAATGACAATGCTTCTGCGCAAGAAAAAGAGCTTATTATTGTCAGACTAGCTCACTTAGGCAGTATAAATACGAAAATGGGTATGGTGCCGGGCGATAATTACATAAAAGCGGTGGCGAATATTTTGGTAGAAGAAACCAAGAACAACCACAATATTCGCTTTGTATTTCGATTGTCGGGCGGTGATTTCGCATTAATTAGTGAAGCAATGGAAAGCGCAGCCCGTGAACTTATGCTTACTAATCTTGCAAAACAATGTGCAAGCGCCTCACCGCTTCGAGATGGTACAAAAGCAACCTTCATGGGGATCACGCGGTTTGTCGGTACTATGACAATGCCGCAAATTATGGAAAGTGTGGATAGCGCACTTATTACTGCAATGAAAACCCAAAACGGCTGGCAGTTAGCATCAGAAATATCAAAAGTGCACAGCAATACGCAGTGGCGTGAACGACTGAATTATATCGTGTCGCAGCAGTACGCAGATATCATGATTCAGCCTGTAATGAATACCGACCAAAACGTCCCGGCCTATTACGAAGCATCTGGGCGATTCAAGGATAAAGATACGAACGACGTAATCCCGATGGCACAGTTGATCCCTGCCTCGGAGCGCCTGGATCTTATTCCACAGGTAGACAAGCTTGTCACTACTATCGTACTGAAAAAGTTAGAGGTAACCTCTCAACATGTTGCTGTAAATTTAAGCATAGCATCAATTGCGAATGCCGAGTTTAGAGACTGGTTAGTAAAGGAAGTCGCTAAGCGCAAGACCCTAAGCCATCGACTGAATTTTGAAGTAGAAGATGCCGCGTTAATTCAGTATAGAGAGGTTACAGAATCGCTTTGCCGCCAGTTAATCAACATAGGCTGTGGAATTACCATTGAGCGCTTTGGTGATAATTTTGCTTCACTTTCTGGCCTTCGGGCGATTCAACCACAGTTTGTAAAGCTTTCTGGCAGATTGACGCAAGGCATTCATACAAATAAAGACAACCAGCTCTTTATTTCAAGCCTTGTTAGCATTGCAAAAGGCTTGAACGTAAAAGTAATAGCGGAAATGGTAGAAAACGAAGCGGAATCGGTGGCGTTGAATAAGCTTGGGGTAGATCATCAGCAAGGCTACTATTTCGCAAAACCAGCGCTGTGGAATGTATATTAA
- the hppD gene encoding 4-hydroxyphenylpyruvate dioxygenase codes for MADLFENPIGLDGFEFLEFTAPEKGVLEPIFEAMGFTLVARHKSKDVELWRQGDINLLSNYEKNCHAGYYAEEHGPSACGMAFRVKDSQHAYKEVLSRGAQPMDTHTGPMELKLPAIKGIGGAMLYMIDRYEGENTIYDIDFNWIEGVDRHPEGCGFHTLDHLTHNVYRGRMDFWAGFYEKLFNFREIRYFDIKGEYTGLLSKAMTAPDGKIRIPLNEEAVGGGGQIEEFLMKYNGEGIQHIAFACDDLVACLDKLKARGMKFMTPPPNTYYEMLEERLPGHGENVDELQKRGILLDGTTENGEPRLLLQIFSETVFGPVFFEFIQRKQDEGFGEGNFKALFESIERDQVNRGVLNK; via the coding sequence ATGGCTGATTTATTTGAAAACCCTATTGGTTTGGATGGGTTTGAATTCCTAGAATTCACAGCGCCAGAAAAAGGCGTATTAGAGCCTATCTTTGAAGCGATGGGCTTTACGCTTGTTGCGCGCCACAAATCAAAAGACGTTGAGCTTTGGCGTCAGGGCGACATTAATTTGTTGAGTAATTACGAGAAAAACTGCCATGCGGGCTACTATGCTGAAGAGCACGGTCCTTCAGCGTGTGGTATGGCTTTTCGCGTTAAAGATTCCCAGCATGCTTATAAAGAGGTACTTTCTCGTGGTGCACAACCTATGGACACCCACACCGGCCCAATGGAATTGAAACTTCCTGCAATAAAAGGCATAGGTGGCGCTATGCTGTACATGATAGACCGTTATGAAGGCGAGAACACCATCTATGATATCGACTTCAACTGGATTGAAGGGGTAGACCGCCATCCTGAAGGATGTGGATTCCATACCCTCGACCACCTTACCCATAATGTGTATCGCGGTCGCATGGATTTCTGGGCAGGATTCTACGAAAAACTATTTAACTTCAGGGAAATTCGCTACTTCGATATTAAAGGCGAGTATACTGGCCTACTATCGAAAGCCATGACAGCGCCAGACGGTAAAATTCGTATACCGCTAAACGAAGAAGCGGTTGGCGGTGGCGGCCAAATTGAAGAATTCTTAATGAAGTATAACGGTGAAGGTATTCAACATATCGCTTTCGCTTGTGACGATTTGGTAGCGTGCTTAGATAAGCTCAAAGCAAGGGGTATGAAGTTTATGACCCCTCCACCAAATACCTATTATGAAATGCTGGAAGAGCGACTGCCTGGGCACGGTGAAAACGTAGACGAACTTCAAAAGCGCGGTATTTTGCTTGATGGAACTACCGAAAATGGTGAACCGCGCTTGTTACTTCAGATTTTCTCTGAAACCGTATTTGGGCCGGTGTTCTTTGAATTTATTCAGCGCAAGCAGGATGAAGGTTTCGGAGAGGGTAACTTCAAGGCCCTGTTTGAATCTATTGAACGGGATCAAGTTAACCGTGGCGTACTAAACAAGTAA
- a CDS encoding sensor domain-containing protein, translated as MSLQRYEEPLLFGQHGAAERRFLELISALPKVSVQGYDKYRNVIYWNKSSEDIYGYSEVEALGKKLEDLIIPNFMRNDVIELHQRWIEFDEPIPSDELVLKKKGGQPIHVFSSHVMLKQGTDSPEMYCVDIDLSEQHEIRQELERMACTDLLTNLPNRRALEQCLTSVIEDARSSNTGFGLFFIDLDMFKEVNDTLGHTWGDELLKSVAKRLSGCIDSVNGVLARFGGDEFVYLANNVSCESKCEEIAKTLSDCFQESFALSTENVHITSSIGISLYPRDGDVIDDLLKHADAAMYQAKAEGRNRYHFFTSALSQRLREQRNIAVNLRESLRNDEFKLVFQPQVDCKTGEFTSCEALLRWCPEDKTKAVPPDVFIPIAERGELIGYIGNWVLRKACQQAQAWKQKGIEIRIDINVSGKELEKSAYFECLTAYRADYNLSPKDIGLELTENVLIKSDNIILEDLRAQRDLGVEISIDDFGTGYSSLSYLKHFPVTHLKIDRSFLEGAPENEYDSALMEAIVNVGHKLNLKIVVEGVETESQSNYCKSLNVEFVQGYLYSRPISADAIEILYRKQNR; from the coding sequence ATGAGCTTGCAGAGATACGAAGAGCCCTTGTTGTTTGGACAGCATGGTGCTGCCGAGAGGCGGTTCCTTGAGCTCATTAGTGCCTTACCAAAAGTATCTGTGCAGGGGTACGACAAGTACCGTAATGTAATTTACTGGAATAAATCAAGCGAAGATATCTACGGCTACAGCGAGGTCGAAGCGCTGGGTAAAAAGCTAGAAGACCTCATTATCCCAAACTTTATGCGAAATGATGTTATCGAACTTCATCAGCGCTGGATTGAGTTTGATGAGCCTATACCTTCTGATGAATTGGTATTAAAGAAAAAGGGCGGTCAGCCCATTCACGTTTTTTCTTCTCACGTTATGTTAAAGCAGGGCACTGATTCGCCAGAGATGTATTGTGTTGATATTGACTTAAGTGAGCAGCACGAGATACGTCAAGAGCTGGAGCGAATGGCATGCACTGACTTACTCACAAATTTACCCAACCGGCGCGCTTTAGAACAATGCTTAACCTCTGTTATTGAAGATGCAAGGTCGTCCAACACAGGTTTTGGGCTGTTCTTTATCGACCTAGATATGTTTAAAGAGGTGAATGATACCCTTGGGCATACGTGGGGCGACGAGTTGCTAAAGTCGGTTGCTAAGCGCTTGTCAGGCTGCATAGATAGCGTTAACGGCGTGCTAGCCCGATTTGGCGGCGATGAGTTTGTGTACCTCGCTAACAATGTATCATGCGAAAGTAAGTGTGAGGAAATCGCGAAAACGTTGTCCGACTGTTTTCAAGAAAGTTTTGCGCTAAGTACTGAAAATGTCCATATCACCTCTAGCATTGGCATCAGTTTGTATCCCCGTGATGGTGATGTTATTGACGACCTTTTAAAGCATGCCGACGCTGCTATGTATCAAGCAAAGGCAGAAGGGCGTAATAGGTATCACTTTTTTACCAGCGCTTTAAGTCAGCGGCTTCGAGAGCAAAGAAATATTGCTGTTAATTTACGCGAATCGCTGCGCAATGATGAATTTAAGCTTGTATTTCAGCCCCAGGTCGATTGCAAAACAGGTGAGTTTACTTCATGTGAAGCACTACTTAGATGGTGTCCCGAAGATAAAACCAAAGCTGTCCCTCCTGATGTCTTTATACCTATCGCTGAGCGCGGTGAGCTTATAGGCTATATAGGAAATTGGGTGCTTAGAAAAGCATGCCAGCAGGCGCAGGCGTGGAAGCAAAAGGGGATTGAAATTCGTATCGATATAAACGTGTCAGGCAAAGAACTAGAAAAAAGCGCGTATTTCGAATGCCTTACTGCTTATCGGGCCGATTACAACTTATCGCCTAAAGATATTGGATTAGAGCTCACTGAAAACGTGCTAATTAAGTCAGACAATATTATTTTGGAAGACCTTCGCGCACAGCGGGATTTAGGCGTAGAAATCTCTATTGATGATTTTGGTACTGGCTATTCCTCGCTAAGCTATTTAAAACACTTTCCGGTAACACATCTAAAAATCGACCGTTCATTTCTAGAGGGCGCACCGGAAAATGAGTACGATAGCGCACTTATGGAAGCAATAGTTAATGTGGGCCATAAACTAAACCTGAAGATCGTTGTGGAAGGGGTGGAAACAGAAAGCCAGTCTAACTACTGCAAATCACTTAACGTAGAATTTGTACAAGGCTATCTGTATTCGAGGCCTATAAGCGCAGACGCAATAGAAATCCTGTATAGAAAACAGAATCGGTAG
- a CDS encoding MarR family winged helix-turn-helix transcriptional regulator, which translates to MKLEDMLAYKVAMLASDLSESLASEYAEYKLTVPEWRILATLGATGDSSSKSPLTAKELAAATRLDKVQVSRALERLVKRDAIHKRSCEDDKRATLISLSMEGKAIYRALLPKIVCWQNKRLENITDDEYQIFLKVIDALRP; encoded by the coding sequence ATGAAGCTAGAAGATATGCTTGCCTATAAAGTAGCCATGCTAGCAAGTGATTTAAGCGAGTCGCTGGCAAGCGAATATGCTGAGTATAAGCTTACCGTGCCAGAGTGGCGTATTCTAGCTACGTTAGGAGCGACCGGAGATAGTTCGTCAAAATCGCCGCTAACCGCAAAAGAACTCGCTGCAGCAACGCGTCTTGATAAGGTTCAAGTATCACGAGCGCTAGAGCGCCTGGTGAAACGAGACGCTATCCATAAGCGTTCCTGTGAAGATGACAAGCGCGCTACCCTCATTTCACTGTCGATGGAAGGAAAGGCAATTTACCGAGCTTTATTACCTAAAATCGTTTGCTGGCAGAATAAGCGACTGGAAAATATCACTGATGATGAGTACCAAATATTTCTAAAAGTGATAGATGCGCTCAGGCCTTAA
- a CDS encoding ACT domain-containing protein, which translates to MPKQTLLVRESLFTIHSLDPESDIPASVLNSPLFFLGKTEDELSIVVPDSIHVPSLDSDDDWRALELLGPLHLSMVGIMAQIGEVLASAKVAIFVVSTFDTDFFLVKDNKLKDAISALKSAGYTVNQET; encoded by the coding sequence ATGCCAAAACAAACGCTGCTAGTTAGAGAATCTTTGTTTACAATTCATAGCCTGGATCCAGAAAGTGATATCCCAGCATCTGTACTCAACAGTCCACTATTTTTTCTAGGTAAAACAGAAGATGAGTTATCTATTGTTGTACCAGATTCTATCCATGTTCCCTCCCTCGATAGCGATGATGATTGGCGCGCCCTTGAGCTATTAGGGCCTTTACACTTGTCTATGGTAGGGATCATGGCACAAATTGGTGAGGTATTAGCATCGGCTAAGGTCGCAATTTTCGTTGTCTCAACCTTTGATACTGATTTCTTTTTGGTGAAAGATAATAAACTCAAAGATGCTATCAGCGCCCTTAAAAGCGCTGGCTATACCGTAAACCAGGAAACTTGA